A single Bicyclus anynana chromosome 19, ilBicAnyn1.1, whole genome shotgun sequence DNA region contains:
- the LOC112050646 gene encoding sterol carrier protein 2, translated as MPRKVFVVGVGMTKFVKPNSGKDYPDFGKEAVLDALADAGIKYENVQQAVCGYVFGDSTCGQRVLYQVGMTGIPIYNVNNNCSTGSNALFLSKQLIEGGLADIVLAVGFEKMSPGALAGGTFMDRTNPLDRHTLKMAELAELSASPMTAQYFGNAAIEHMKKYGTTELHLAKIAAKNHRHGVKNPRAQSTREYTVEEILSSRKIYGPLTKLECCPTSDGAGAAVLMSEEAVIRYGLQNKAVEIIGMEMATDTPAVFAENSLMKVAGYDMTALAAKNIYAKTGISPKQIDVVELHDCFAANEMITYEGLQLCGEGEAGKFIDAGDNTYGGKVVVNPSGGLIAKGHPLGATGLAQCAELVWQLRGEAGNRQVPRARIALQHNLGLGGAAVITMYRKGFTNASPNQVAAIAESPENFKVYKYMKILEEAMKTDEDQLIEKVRGIYGFKVRNGPNGDEGYWVINAKEGKGNVSYNGKDKCDVTFTINDEDVADLISGKLNPQKAFFQGKIKIQGNMGLAMKLTDLQRSAAGRIDAIRSKL; from the exons atgCCTAGGAAAGTTTTTGTAGTCGGTGTTGGTATGACGAAGTTCGTCAAGCCGAATAGCGGGAAAGATTATCCCGATTTCGGTAAAGAGGCCGTTTTAGATGCATTGGCAGATGCTGGTATTAAATATGAGAACGTACAACAAGCCGTCTGTGGCTACGTTTTCGGTGACTCCACTTGCGGGCAGCGAGTTCTGTATCAGGTCGGCATGACTGGCATTCCTATTTACAACGTGAATAACAACTGCTCGACTGGTTCCAATGCCCTATTCCTAAGCAAACAGTTGATTGAGGGCGGTCTAGCCGATATCGTGTTGGCCGTCGGGTTCGAGAAGATGTCCCCCGGAGCGTTAGCCGGCGGCACTTTCATGGATAGGACCAACCCACTGGACAGGCACACTTTAAAAATGGCGGAATTGGCTGAGTTATCAGCCTCCCCAATGACCGCTCAGTATTTTGGTAATGCTGCAATTGAGCACATGAAAAAATACGGCACAACAGAACTTCATTTAGCAAAAATCGCAGCAAAGAACCACCGTCACGGTGTAAAGAATCCACGAGCTCAGAGTACTCGGGAGTACACAGTTGAGGAGATATTGAGCTCCCGTAAGATTTATGGTCCTCTAACAAAATTAGAATGCTGTCCGACTAGTGATGGTGCTGGAGCTGCAGTTTTGATGTCAGAGGAAGCAGTCATCCGCTATGGACTGCAGAACAAAGCTGTAGAAATCATTGGTATGGAAATGGCTACCGACACACCTGCTGTATTTGCTGAGAACAGCTTAATGAAGGTTGCAGGATACGACATGACTGCCCTTGCGGCCAAGAATATCTATGCAAAGACTGGCATCAGCCCAAAGCAAATTGACGTGGTTGAACTCCATGACTGTTTTGCTGCTAACGAAATGATCACTTACGAAGGACTCCAGCTGTGTGGAGAAGGTGAAGCTGGGAAGTTCATTGACGCAGGAGACAATACTTACGGAGGCAAAGTAGTTGTAAATCCGAGCGGTGGATTGATAGCTAAAGGACATCCATTAGGTGCGACTGGATTGGCTCAATGTGCTGAACTGGTCTGGCAACTTCGTGGAGAGGCTGGAAATAGACAG GTGCCGCGCGCTCGCATCGCGTTACAACACAACTTGGGTTTGGGAGGCGCAGCCGTCATCACCATGTATCGCAAGGGCTTCACCAACGCATCACCCAACCAGGTCGCCGCCATCGCGGAGAGCCCCGAGAACTTCAAAGTATACAAGTACATGAAGATCCTCGAGGAAGCCATGAAGACAGATGAGGACCAGCTCATCGAAAAGGTCAGAGGAATTTACGGTTTCAAGGTTAGGAACGGTCCCAATGGGGACGAGGGTTACTGGGTCATAAACGCCAAAGAGGGCAAAGGCAACGTCAGTTACAACGGCAAAGACAAATGTGACGTCACCTTCACGATCAACGACGAGGATGTTGCAGACTTGATTTCTGGTAAGCTGAACCCTCAGAAGGCCTTCTTCCAGGGCAAGATCAAGATCCAAGGGAACATGGGTCTGGCGATGAAGTTGACGGATCTGCAGCGATCGGCCGCCGGTAGGATCGACGCTATTCGCtctaaactataa
- the LOC112050651 gene encoding uncharacterized protein LOC112050651: MALDRQRILNELGSVMNQLQSADCGCMGKLFRDPEQDSAPRQVGSPLPTCGGCIRNRCCGHGHRWNPNASCGEPYQGNTPNTYTPCMARCNPPKLYADSYNYLTHNLMQPTVREVYDDLKSLTPENTIANNPMANQMGLSANGLVAHSNEISEMSKVHNMNDSNIGNISAGNPYNHLIGQTANVASTHQTNPNQIGELGGMGPQIMSMVGGNPQNQKRSNIGPNGQLTESILIDAPQSPHGQIGVMPVRTNKDLYNTNLHGYSGGYNANQTMVQQNMEHNIANNTGIRGPAAQQMVEGHRHGHHSQGVAKFNEIFPGVMKNMGGDLGFDPMAIAIQMNPANQQQAAMNTMNKIMQKNDLNKVFDQSANPGLLAQKEPQQNQILNNIPSNQVHQSYPPQQNGNTVQQNAMPTNQMAYQNAANVSYPNEQLNTTQVYAVKPVPNQITSLSVHQQHEHQNINDPKTGAAYEETPGPPALIQEPHNVPKIIQEPILPADNSRYIAKQTKHSEFNTLGQPIEKFSAKMYRTPEPSLPQTLSPQNISKHETNIAKYSNVKSTVSKTSLMGAKVGRTPSQLQTIYNQYKGSQSFTQQNIGASGVNGASHSEGKLNATTLSSNQQRQIPVEKIGGDTLVNNRVSDERAVKVEQVIGQIGDVPAAVKATGDGKQDQIAPVFKRNTRNGLQDIVYTSYPPSAWTFHGARPRPNSPVSRTYGR, translated from the exons ATGGCATTGGACAGGcaaagaattttaaatgaaCTTGGCAGTGTGATGAATCAATTACAGAGTGCAGATTG TGGTTGTATGGGCAAATTATTTAGAGATCCTGAACAAGATTCGGCTCCTCGGCAAGTGGGAAGTCCTTTACCAACCTGTGGCGGATGCATACGGAACCGTTGCTGTGGCCATGGACACAGATGGAACCCCAATGCATCATGTGGTGAACCGTATCAAGGAAATACGCCAAATACATATACTCCATGTATGGCACGCTGTAATCCACCAAAGCTTTATGCTGACTcgtataattatttaacacaTAATCTCATGCAACCAACCGTTAGAGAAGTTTATGATGACTTAAAAAGCTTGACACCAGAAAACACTATTGCAAACAATCCAATGGCAAATCAAATGGGCCTCTCAGCTAATGGTTTAGTAGCTCATAGTAATGAAATCAGTGAAATGTCTAAAGTACATAACATGAATGATAGTAATATCGGCAACATTAGTGCTGGAAATCCTTATAATCATTTGATCGGTCAAACAGCTAATGTTGCTTCAACACATCAAACCAATCCAAATCAAATAGGAGAACTAGGGGGAATGGGACCTCAAATTATGAGCATGGTTGGAGGCAACCCACAAAATCAAAAAAGGTCTAATATTGGCCCAAATGGTCAGCTGACGGAATCGATACTTATTGACGCGCCACAATCACCACATGGACAAATTGGTGTAATGCCAGTAAGAACTAATAAGGACCTTTATAACACTAATCTGCACGGTTATTCTGGTGGTTATAATGCAAATCAAACCATGGTACAGCAAAATATGGAACATAATATAGCAAATAATACAGGGATCAGGGGCCCAGCTGCACAGCAAATGGTGGAAGGCCATCGTCACGGCCATCACAGTCAAGGCGTtgcaaaatttaatgaaatttttccAGGCGTTATGAAAAACATGGGCGGAGATTTGGGCTTTGACCCCATGGCAATAGCTATACAAATGAATCCAGCTAATCAACAGCAAGCTGCTATGAACACGATGAATAAAATTATGCAGAAAAATGACCTTAATAAAGTTTTCGACCAATCTGCCAATCCAGGTTTACTGGCACAAAAAGAACCACAGCAAAATCAAATCCTCAACAACATTCCTTCAAATCAAGTACATCAATCGTATCCTCCGCAACAAAATGGGAATACTGTCCAGCAAAATGCTATGCCAACTAATCAAATGGCTTATCAAAATGCTGCTAACGTTTCTTATCCTAATGAGCAATTAAATACTACGCAGGTTTACGCTGTTAAGCCTGTGCCAAATCAAATTACAAGTTTGTCTGTTCATCAACAACATGAACATCAAAACATTAATGATCCAAAAACAGGTGCAGCTTATGAAGAAACACCAGGTCCGCCAGCTTTAATTCAGGAACCTCATAATGTGCCAAAAATTATACAAGAACCAATATTGCCCGCAGATAATTCTAGATATATagccaaacaaacaaagcattCTGAATTTAACACTTTAGGTCAGCCAATTGAAAAGTTTTCTGCGAAAATGTATCGGACACCAGAACCGAGTCTGCCACAAACTTTATCACCACAAAACATATCTAAACATGAAACTAATATTGCAAAGTATTCTAATGTGAAATCTACAGTGAGTAAAACTTCATTGATGGGTGCTAAAGTTGGGAGAACGCCTAGTCAATTGCAAACTATTTATAACCAATATAAAGGATCTCAGTCCTTTACACAACAGAACATAGGAGCATCCGGAGTCAATGGTGCCAGTCATTCGGAAGGAAAACTAAATGCTACTACTCTGTCAAGTAACCAACAGCGGCAAATTCCGGTTGAAAAGATTGGAGGAGATACACTGGTAAATAATCGAGTATCAGATGAACGTGCTGTGAAAGTAGAACAGGTAATTGGACAAATTGGTGACGTACCAGCTGCAGTTAAAGCTACGGGCGATGGCAAACAAGATCAG ATTGCCCCAGTATTTAAAAGGAACACCAGAAATGGATTGCAAGATATAGTTTACACCTCTTACCCACCATCTGCTTGGACTTTCCACGGAGCCCGTCCGAGACCAAACAGCCCAGTATCTCGTACATATGGTAGATAG